The Ignavibacteria bacterium genome contains the following window.
AGAATTGACTAATTCTATTAAAATTGCTAACAAAAAAATAAAAATCGAAATAATAATAAAATAGTCAAACCGTTCTAAAATTTGCCCGACAAAATTACCTGCGTCTTCTTTCTTAGAAAATGCTTTGAAGCTGTATGGAGTGATAATCACAGAAATCAAAATCGACCCGCCAACCCAAATCACAAGTGATAAGATCTGGAGAAAAAAAGAAACCCGATTAAGAAACTCAAATTCCATTTTAATGAAGTATCAAATTATTTTGGATTGAAACTGCATTGATTAACTAGTGCAAGTTTTATTTTAGAGATTCAAGAACTGATTTAATCGATTCATAATTTGGTTCTTTACCTGGATCATCCAACACTTCCGTGTATTGCACAATTCCATTCTTATCAATCACAAATGCAGAGCGTTTTGCAACTCCTTTAAGTCCCCATTTTGCTGGCACCCAATTTTCTTCCAATACTCCGTAAAGCTCTGATACTTCTTTATTGAAGTCACTCAATAAATCGAAACCAAAATTAAACTTATCATTCCAAAGTTTTAGTGCAAATGGGCTGTCGACACTAATCGCAAATACTTTCGCATTTAGATTTGCATACATATCCATATTGTCCCTAGTTGAGCAAAGTTCTTTCTCACATACTCCAGTGTTAACGAATGGAAAAAAAAGCAGAATTACGTTTTGCTTTGAAATATATTCGTTCAAATTTACATTTTCAAATTTGTGATTTTTCAGATTGAAATTTTTATAGGTATCACCTTTTTTTATAGCCATAGATTTTCCTTTAATTTAATTTTCTTCCGATATTTACTGTAGCTTGAAACTCTAAGTTCCCATCAGGTAAAACTCGTCCACGGTGCTCTTCTACTTTAAACCAATTTACTGTTCCTTCTTTTGCTGCCTCTTTTACGGCTTGTTCAACCGCATCGGAAAAACTTTTTGTAGAAATACCAACGCGGACAATTATTTCAAATGAATTTGCCATGATTAACCTTATTGTTTTTTTATTTTATTTCAAATTAAAGATTTTGTTTTTTTCAATCAATTACAGTTAGTGCTTTTTAAAAGCTAAATCTTTATTACTAACAAAGACAGTTAATTTTTAATTCCATGCATAATTCGTCAAAAGTTATTTTAAAAAATCCACTTGCTTTCTTAATAAAAATCTTCTAATTTAGACTTAGTCTAAATAGTAATTGATTAATGATTGCGAACATTACACATGCGGTGGAGATATTCACGAACTTTCTTCGGAAAGGTCCATATCGTGTTACACCCGAACGTTTCGAAGTACTTGAGAATGCTTATGCAAGGAATGAACACTTCAGCGCCGATGAATTATATCTAAGCATGAAAAATGATGGTTCGAATATTTCACGGGCAACAGTTTATAACACTTTAGAATTACTTGTCACTTGTGGATTGCTTTCGAAACAAAATTTTCTGGGTAAAGAAGCTCGATTCGAAAAAATTATCGGTGTACTTGATCACAATCATATTATTTGTGTGAATTGCGGCAGAATCACTGAGTTCAAGTCTTCCGCTATTCAAAAAGTTCAGGAATCTATTTGTGATGAATACAACTTCGTTGCAGTCAATCACAGTTTCAATATTTATGGTTACTGCAAGGACTTAAAAAAATGTAAATCTGGAACATCAATCGAGAAAAATTAAATGTCATTCACTTTAGATAAAGCTGCACCAGGCCAGAATCTCGTAATTAGTTTTTTACCAAATGGAGTAATCAAATCCCAGTTAATAAGATTTGGGATATGTGAAGGCGAACGAGTTCGCTGCATGGATAGAATTTTTGGCGGTACAGTTATTTTGCAAAAGAATAGATTAGAAATTGCTTTAGGATATGATTTGGCTAAATCGATAACGGTAACAAATGAGAATTGAAAACTCCAGCAACGATCAGAACGAAGAAGATAACCTTTCCCAGCAAAATCTAGATTCAGAAAATTTTCCTAAAACGATTGTCATTACCGGCAATCCAAACGTCGGCAAATCTTTAATTTTTAATCATCTTAGTGGTTTATATGCCGAAGTTTCAAACTTTCCTGGAACAACTGTTTCATTACTTACTGGCAAATACAAAAACGCTCAGATCATTGATACACCCGGAATTTACGGTGTTTCCTCTTTTAATGATGAGGAGAGAGTCGCTCGTGATGTAATTCTAAATGCTGATGTGATCGTAAACGTAGTAAACGCTGTAAATCTTGAGCGCGATCTTTTCTTGACTCTTCAATTAATCGAAATGGGTAAAAAAGTCTCCGTCATGTTGAATATGATCGATGAAGTCAAAAAAAAGAACATACTCATTGACTCAAAAAAATTATCTGAACTTCTTGGTGTAGAAGTTTTTGAAACAAGTGCAATCAGGAAAATCGGTTTCGAAAATCTTGATAATGCAATTCGTTCGGCTCGCCAGGGTAAAAGTGATAAAACTCTTAATTCCAAACTCGAGGAATTAAAAAACATTTGTAATTCACAAGCAAGTTCACTTTTGCTATTAGAGGGTGATAAATATTTTTCAGATAAATTCAATTACAAAGGTCCAGATTACCGAGAAGAGATCTACATAAACAGAAGAAATAAAGTCAAAGAAATTCTAGACTCAGTCGAAACGGAAGGAACAAAACAAGGAATTTTCTTCTCCAAGCTTGGTAGATTATGCCTCAATCCAATAACCGGAATTCCAATACTATTCTTTGTATTAACTATAATGTATTTTTTTGTTGGGGATTTTGTAGCACAACGTGTGGTTGGTTTCACAGAAAATACAATCGGGAAAAATTACTTCGAATTTTATACAAAATCATTTGTAGCAAAATTTACCGATACTTTGATAGATGTAAAAATCTTAGGAGAAGACGAATCCATATTAAATCAGAGAGTATTCAATTTCCCCGAAGGCACTAATTCGAGTCCCAATCTTTGGAAAGATTTAAGAAATTCTATTCATGAAAAAGAAAACCAGGTAGATTTTCATTTCACACATCCATTCCCTACTTTTCTGTTTGGTGAGTTCGGTGTTATAACGATGACAATTAGTTATCTATTATTTTTATTGCTTCCGCTTGTTCTTGCATTTTATTTATCGCTTGCATTTTTGGAAGACAGCGGTTATTTGCCTCGCTTAGCAGCACTTGTTGATAAAACCTTCACAAAGGTTGGATTAAATGGAAGGGCTATCATTCCAATAATTCTCGGTTTCGGATGCGTAACCATGGCAACAATTACAACTCGAATGCTAAGTACTGAACGAGAGAAAAGCATAGTGACTGCACTATTACAATTTGTAATTCCATGCTCGGCACAATTGGCAGTTATTGCAGTCCTTCTAAGCACTGCTGGATTTAAAGCATTGGTTATTTATTCAACCGTCATTTTATCGGTGATGATCGCTTCAAGCGCAATTCTTAATAAATTAGTACCAGGCGAAAGTCCACCCCTTTTGCTCGATCTCCCGCCAATGCGATGGCCAAGGATCAGTAATGTTTCCAAAAAAACTTTTTACAGAACATTTGGTTTTATGAAAGAAGCTGCACCATGGTTCTTTGTTGGTGCTGCAGGCATCGGAATTTTACAGCTTACAAATTTACTTCAGTTTTGGCACTCAGCATTGAGTCCGCTTACAGTCAATTTTCTACAACTTCCGAAAGAAGCATCAACAGCATTTGTCATGGGAATGATCAGGAGAGATTTCGGCGCAGCAGGTCTATTCGATATGAATTTATCTATTGATCAAATTGTTGTTGCATTAATTACAATTACTTTGTTTGTTCCTTGTATCGCTTCTTTCGTTATCATGCTTAAGGAAAGAGGGATCAAACAAGGTATGATAATATGGAGCTTTGCATGGATCTTCGCGTTTTTGATTGGCGGAATTGTAAGTCAGATTTTAATTTAATGAACTAAAAACTTAGGAGAAAGATGACTAAGATTACTGATAAATTAATTTTAAGTGCATTAGAACAAGTTAATGATCCTGATCTTAATAAAGATTTAGTCAGTCTTAAAATGATCAAAGACATTCAAATTTCAGGTGACAATATAAAAGTAAAAGTTGAATTAACTACACCTGCATGTCCATTAAAAGATAAAATAAAGCAAGATTGCATTGATGCAATTCGAAAGGAAGTACCTCAAGTTAAAAATATCGAAATTGAAATGGGAGCCTCCGTCCGCAGTCATGTTAATGAAATTAAAGCCCAGCTTCTTCCGGGAGTAAAAAATACTATCGCAGTTGCAAGTGGTAAAGGAGGAGTTGGTAAATCTACAGTTGCAGTTAATCTTGCAGTTGCCTTAGCAAAAGATGGTGCGAAAGTTGGCTTAATTGATGCAGATGTTTACGGTCCAAGTATTCCTTTGATGCTTGGCGTAAACGGTAAACCTAAAATGATCGGCAGAGAAGATAATTACAAAATTATTCCGCTTGAAAATTATGGTGTAAAGTTAATGTCTATCGGTTTTCTGGTAGACGATAATACCCCTGTCATTTGGCGAGGTCCGATGGCGAGCGGAGCGGTAAAACAGTTCATGTCTGATGTTGAGTGGAGCGACCTCGATTATCTCATATTTGACCTGCCCCCCGGTACAGGTGATATTCAACTAACACTCGTTCAACTCATTCCTTTAACAGGAGCTGTTATTGTAACAACCCCGCAAGATGTCGCTTTAATTGATGCACGCAAAGGATTGAAAATGTTTGATCGGGTCAACGTAACAATTCTCGGTATTATCGAAAACATGAGCTACTTTCTTGCTCCGGACACCGGCAAGCGTTATGAGATCTTTGGATACGGCGGAGGGCAAAAAGCTGCTCAAGAATTAAATGTCCCTTTCTTGGGAGAGATCCCAATCAATCCACAAATTCGAGTCGGGGGAGATGCAGGAAAACCTATTGTCATTCAAAATCCAGAATGCGAAGAAGCTAAGAAAATTCAAGAAATAGCAAGGAGCATGGCGGCACAAGTGAGCATTAGAAATGTTTCATCTCCAATCATTCCCAAGATAGAGATACTGACAAATAATTAAAACTTAACATTTGATTTGATTGGAACTTTTCGATTTCCAAATATCTTTTTGATAATTTCATTAAGTTTGTAAAGAAATTTTATTATACAATTCAGGATTAAAGATGGAAGACCTCCGTAAAAGAATAGAAAAAGCAATCGATTCCGTAAGACCATATCTTCATGCCGATGGCGGTGATGTTGAGGTTGTAAATGTTACTGAAGATGGAATCGTTGAAGTAAAACTCGTTGGTGCCTGCGGTACCTGCCCTATGTCACAGATGACACTTCGTGCCGGCGTTGAGCGTGCATTGATGAGAGAAGTTCCGGAAGTAAAACGCGTCGAAGCGATAACTGGATAAAATCCATTTTGCAACTGGCAGGATATAGCTTTGACTCAAGATAATTTGACAAAAAAAATTATCAAGTATCTTCTGATATTATTATCCATTATCGGAGTAGTATATTTTTCCATTCAGATTTTTAATTTGATAGTGATTCTTGCAGTTGCGATACTCATTTCATTCATACTGAAACCGTTAGTTAAATATGTCGAGTTTTTTAAGATCCAAAAAACTTATTCTGTGATGGTTGTTCTAGGAAGTGCATTATTTCTGATTGGGTTTTTAGTCTATTACTTCATCCCGATATTTTCTAATCAATTTGAAAATTTACTTGTATCACTTCGCGACTTAAAAATTCAGGAACTCCTTAATAAATTAGACAAGTCTATAACAGAAATTTTCCCACTTGTAAAGCCGGGAGAATTATCAGATAGATTATCCAGACTTATTCAAACGTCGGTTGAAAGTTTCTTTACGGACATTTCCGGATTCGTTGGGGAGGTTCTATTATTTGCTGCGTTTTTGGTCATTGTACCATTCATCACATTTTTCATTTTGAAAGATGGAAGAGAATTGAAACTTGGATTCATTAATTTGCTGCCGAATCGATACTATGAAATGGCATACAGAGTCATAAATAAAGTCGATAAGGAAATTGGCAGATTTGTTCGCGGCTGGATACTCGATGCGTGTTTTGTTGGAGTGGCTTCAACCATAGGGCTTTATTTCTTAGGCATAGACAATTTTGCTATGATTGGTCTAATCGCAGGAATCGGTCATTTGATACCTTACTTCGGTCCAATAATTGGTGGTATACCGGCATTGCTTGTTTCATTCTACCAGTTTGGCGATTTCTCGATGTTCATTCCGATTTTATTACTATTCACTTTGATTTATACAATTGATAATGGCTTAGTTCAACCATATGTCTTTGCAAAAAGTGTGAACATGCATCCCGTAGTGATAATATTCTTAATTTTGACTGGTGGACAATTGATTGGAATTGCTGGAATGTTACTAGCCGTCCCCGTTGCAAATGTTGTTAGAGTTGCTGCTACAGAAATTTATAACGGATATAAAGAATACAAAATCGTTAGAACTTAAAGCTCAAAATTTTATCTCACCAAAAAGAAAACGAAACTAAACATAAATCACTTAACCCGGTACAATCGAAATTTATTTTACACTTTTCATCAATTTCAAAAATTCAGCAGGTCTTACAAACTGAGTTATACGTTCAATTTCTTTCCCATCATCATTAAAAAAGATCACAGTCGGTACCCCAACAATTTCAAAACGTTTCATCATTTTTTGAATTTGTTCATCACCGGTGTTTGTTAGATCAACCTTCAAAGTGCGAAAGCGTTTTGATTCATCTATTACACTCTGATCAGTGAATGTAATCGCATCAAGTTCTTTGCATGGAATACACCAATCAGCATAGAAGTCAACAATTGTGGGCTGTCCGCCAAACTTGATTTCAGATACTTCTTCCCACACAACTGAATTTGCAGAAGATGGAATCAAAAACCAGGCGCCAACAAAAACTACAATCGTCAAAAAAACTTTTTTAAATATATTAAACGTACGAATCCCTTCTCCCATTCTATCAAAAAATAAAAGATAAAGTGACGCAAGGGTCATAAACACAGGTAATATATAACCAGAAATATTTTTAGGAAGTAATGGAAGAATAAAATAGAGTGCCATACCTACAAGAATAAATCCGAATATTTTCTTTACAGCAACCATCCACTCACCTGAGCGAGGCAGATTTTTAATTTTTCCAGAGAATACACCAAGAAATAAATAAGGCATGCCGAGTCCTAGAGCAAGAACAAAAAACATAAAGAATCCCAGCACTACATCTGCTTTTGCTCCGACAAATGTTAGGAGTCCAATTACAAACGGACCAATACATGGCGCAGCAACAATACCCATAGTTAATCCCATGAATAACGCACCAAAAGTTCCTCCCTTCGCCCCTCCAAATTTTGCCACCCAAGAACTTGGAAGCTGAAACTCATACAAACCGAACATACTTAAGGACAAGCCAATCAAAACAAGTGCAATAAAAATTAATACAAATGGATTCTGAAGTGCGGCTCCGAACAAACTTCCGCTCAAAGCTGTAACCACTCCAATCGCAGAATATGTGATAGCCATTCCTAAAACATAAAGCCCGGAAAGCAAAAATAACTTTCCAGTTTTTTGTTCACTTTGCCCTCCAAAAAATCCAATTGTTATCGGAATTAAAGGATAAACGCAGGGTGTTAAATTAAGTGCAAGTCCTCCAAGAAAAATTAAAATGAACGAAAGAAGTAAATTTTCTTCGTTGATCAGCGAGTCTTCAGTATTTTTTTTTTCGTCTACTTCTGATTTCAATTCAGTACCTTGAAACAATTCGGAATTCACTTGTATAATAGGAGTACTAACACTCACAAGCTCAAATTTGAACGGTATCTTTATCCTTTTTGGAGGGAGGCAGGTCTGGTCATTGCACGCTTGATATTCAAAGATCACTTCAAATTCATAATTTCCAATTACCAAATCATTAGGAATTTGAATTATACCAATGATATTATTCTCCCCTTCAAACACTGAAACAGGTTCATCTGAAAAACCAAGTTCAATATCATGCGGTTTGGGATAGGTTACATTTGAAAAAGTTAAACCGATTTCTGATTTGATACTGATCTTAGTTGGTATTAAAAATTCGTCATTCGGTTTATGCGAATTAATATGCCATTCGGGATTTATCTTTAAATTCAGCGCAACTTTTAACTCCGAACCCGCATGAAGTTTTTCAAAATTTGATTTTCCGTCGATGGTCAAAACATCTCGACTGAATGATAAATTTGTAAGCACAAAAAGAATAAATAAAATTCGCTTTATCATTATTATCTCCATCCTTGTACAATTGGGAATCTTCTTCCCGTTCCAAATGCTTTGTTTGTTACTTTTAGTCCTGGTGCAGCCTGTTTCCGCTTATATTCAGCTCTATCAACCATTTTCAATGTTTTTCTAACTAACTCACGTTCAAATCCTGATTTAATAATTTCATCCTCCTCCTTCGATTCTTCTATGTATTGATATAAAATCTTGTCTAAAATCTCATAAGGTGGTAGAGTATCTTGATCTGTTTGATTTGGTTTTAATTCTGCAGAAGGAATTTTTTGAATTATCTCTTCGGGAATGATTTCGGATTCTTTGTTCATAAATCTAGCAAGTTTGTATACAGTAGTTTTATATAGATCTGAAATCGGAGCTAAACCGCCACACATATCACCGTATAAAGTTGCATAACCGGTGGCGAATTCTGATTTATTCCCAGTGGCAAGCAGTAAATATCCAAACTTATTAGAAAGTGCCATCAAAAGATTTCCTCTAATTCTTGATTGCAGATTCTCCTCAGCGATATCTTCATTTGTTCCAGCAAACTCATTTTTTAAACTTGTTTTATATTCATTGAATAACATGTTGATTGGAATAGATGTTCCATTAACACCCAGATTATTTATCAACTTCTGAGAATCTTTAACACTTCCCTCACTTGAATATTGCGATGGCATCAGGACGCAAAGTACATTTTTAGGTTTAATAGCAGACGCTGCAAGAGCTGCAACCAATGCTGAATCAATTCCTCCGCTTAATCCAAGCACTATTTTATCAAACCGAGATTTCGAGCAGTAGTCTCGAATTCCAAGAACAAGAGCGTTGAATATATCTTCGATGTCATCAGCTGGATTATAATCTAAAATGTCATATTTTTTTTCAGTATCAAAAAACACTAATTGCTCATCGAATCGATTAGATGCAATAATCAGATTTCCGTTGCTGTCATATACCTTACATCCACCGTCAAAAATTAAATCGGTATTTGCTCCAACTTGATTAACAAATATTATTGGAAGATTATTTTTTTTCGCGATTTGGGAAAACATCTCAGTTCGTATTTTTTCCTTCCCTATACTGAAAGGGCTCGCCGATATATTGATTAAAAAATCTGGTTTTTGTTTGACAATAAATTCAGCCGGATCATTCTCATACTTTCTATGCATCCAAAAATCTTTATCATTCCAAGCATCTTCACAAATTGAGATTCCAATTTTTTTTCCCCCAATCTGAGAAAGAAAAATATTTTTCGACGGTTCGAAATATCTAACCTCATCAAAAACATCGTAGTTCGGCAAAAGGGTTTTATTGTGAATTGATTTAATCTTCCCCTTCTCGCAAAATATAGCGGAATTAAAATTATTTGTTCCAATCATATCCGTGTCGCGAGTTATACCTCCGACCACAATCGAAATTTTTTCTGATAACTTCGCAACATCATTTAATACCTCAATACACTCATCAATGAATGTCTTTTTATCTAAAAGATCCAATGGAGGATAGCCGCATATTGAAAGTTCAGGGAAAATAATTAAATCTGCTCGGCGATGAATTGCTTTGTTGACATTCTCCTTAATTTTCTTGAAGTTATAATTAATCTTTCCGACTGTCGGATTAATTGAAGCTAATGCGATTATCATATTTCAAATTTAGCTAAAGATAAAAGTTATATCAAAATAAATAAGAGGGAAGTAATGAAAAGAGTTACAATCGTTTTACTTATCATTTTTTTTGTATCTGAGAGTTATCCAATTTCTCCAGGTAAAGATGGCATCAAAATCCCCAAACATGTTAATGAATTTCATTCTATGGTTCAAAAAGAATATTTGGAGGGATACTGGGCAAAACGAATTCGTGAACGTGAAGAAATTAGGAATCAAGTACACAAAGATATTTTACCTAAATCCGCTTTGGTTAGAGATACAGTAAATGCTCTGACATTATTAGGAAGATACTCAGACAGCTCACCACGTTACAGCAGAGAACAATTTCAACAGCAGCTTTTTGACGGACCAAATCCAACTGGAACTGTAACTCAGTATTATAAAGAAGTCTCTTATGATCAAATGCACTTTTCGGGATTCTGTACGAATTGGTATCAAGCTCCTGGAACGATGATGTCGTATGTAGGATCAAATAATGGACTCTCGTCTTCTGGCGGACCAAAATTCGTTTTGGATCTTATCAAAGCAGCGGATCCGACTTTCGATTTTTCGAAATACATAACATACTACGATAATAATGGAAATCCGCGAATCAGTTTCGTAGCTGCAGTTCATACAGGTGCGGGTGCTGAAGCTGGTGCAACAAATATATGGTCTCATCGATGGAACTTCCGAATGCTGACTGGCGGACAGCCCTATGAAACAAATGATGTAGATCCCAAATCCGGTAGGAGAGTATTGATCGATGGTGACTATGCTATTCAGCCGGAGTTAGCGGGAAGAGATAATTCAATCGGTGAGTTGATAGAAATCGGTGTTTTTACACATGAATTTGGACACATTTTCGGTCTGCCCGATTTATATGACACAGACAATACATCTGAAGGATTAGGGAACTGGTGCCTAATGGCTGGTGGTTCGTGGGGTGGGAATGGCGGAAGCCCGCACACACCTGTTCACATGAGCGCATGGTGCAAACAAAAAATGGGTTGGGTTTCTGCAATTGATATATCTTCGTTCCAAAAAAGTAAAATCATAAAAAATGCAGAGGAGCATGCAGAACTTTACAGAATTTGGCGTACTGGTACAATTTCAAACGAATATTTTCTTGTCGAGAATCGGCAGAAGATCGGTTTTGATAGATTCCTATACACAGGAGGAGTATTAGTTTTCCATGTAGATGATGCAATCGGTACAAATAGAGACGAAAATCACTATAAAGTCGGCTTAATGCAAGCCGATGGAAGAAGAGATTTAAATTTTAATAGGAATCGCGGTGACGATGGAGATCCGTTCCCAGGCTCGACAAAAAATACAAGGTTTGATCTGAGTACAAATCCAAACAGTAATGATTATTCAGATTCGACAACCTTAGTTTCAGTAAGAGACATTCGTCACAGTGGAAAGGATATGATAGTCGATTTTGATATTGGTTCAATGCCGTACGTTATGATCAAAGATTTTTCACTCACTGAAAATACAACAGTTAAGAATGGGCGCCTTGAGCAAAATGAAATCGGTAATGTTAATTTTACGTTGCGGAATGTTGAGAGTATAAATTCAACTAATACTAAATTTAAAGTTTGGACTGACGATCCGAACCTCGAATTTTTATTCAATGAGGTAAATACAGACGTAACAGGCAAGACGGAAAAACCCTACTCGATGCATAGTGCAATCAAAGTAAAACCGAATTTTGTGAGCCGTGCAGTTTACATTAAAGCAGAAGTTGATGGGGGGGGAAGTAAATTTTCTGACAGCTTTAAAGTTGTAATTGGAATTCCAAAAATCATGCTCATATCGAAAGGAGATAAACCAAGTCTAGCCGACTATTATCAATCATCGCTTTCAAATGCATCTAAGACATTTGAATTTATTGATAGTGAACCGGGGACCTTCTATTACGGCCGCGATATTATCTTGTATCTTACAGGAAAAAATAAGGAAAATCTTTTCTCAAATGCCGAGCTTGATTCATTAGATTTATTTCTAAATCGCGGAGGAAAACTATTTTTGAGCGGACAAAATATTGCGGAATTCTTGAATGCGAATGCTCCATCATTTCTTCAAAATACATTGGGAATAAATTATTTAAAAAACGCGAGTCTGTTCGCAAATAAAGTTTACGGCATTACTTCAGATTTGTTTGGAAAGAACATCTCGACATTACGAATTAACGGAACAGAGGGAGCAGCCAACGAAACTTCGATGGATATTATTGAGAGCCGTGGAAGTTTTAATAAATCCGTCGCATTTAAAACAGATGGTCAAGATGTAACCGGAGGATGGAATACATTCCCTAACGGCGGAAAATTATTTTTCCTTGGATTTGGATTTGAAAGTATCAATAACGATGAATCTACGATAAAACGTGATAGATTAATGCAAAACATTCTAAGCTGGTTCGATCCAACAACAGGAATCGAAAATTTTGATGAACTTGATAATCTAAGTTTTCAATTAAAACAAAATTATCCGAATCCATTTAATCCAGCAACAAATATCAACTACCAAATTTCAAGTCCTAGTTTTGTAACATTGAAAATATTTGATGTTATTGGAAAAGAAGTCGCAACATTAGTTAATGAAACAAAGAAGCCTGGCAGTTATAATCATCAATTTTCAATTTTCGATTATCAATTACCGAGTGGAATCTATTTCTACCAGCTCAGAGCAGGTAATTTCGTTGAAACGAAAAAAATGGTTTTAGTGAAATAAATTTTTAACTGATTTCGTAATAGTGGATAAGTGAGTTTCAATCACTTTACTATCAAGAACTCATTTATTTTTTTTAAGCCCTTAGGTTAAAGGAAAACTATTCGGGAATGGATCATTGGACGGTATAAAATTGGATAAAAAATAAAAAACAATTTCATGGAAAAATACATATGCCAGCTATAACACCATTTTTATGGTTTGATAATAATCTTGAGGAAGCATTGAATTTTTATTCAACTATTTTTAATAATTCAAAAATGGGGGAAGTAAAAAAATCAACCTCTGACGGACCATTCGGGCCGATAGTACTGCATCATTTGAAATTGAGGGACAAAAATTCATGGCAATAAATGGCGGTCCACATTTTAAGTTCTCTCCTGCTATCTCATTGTTCGTCCATTGCATAGCAC
Protein-coding sequences here:
- a CDS encoding redoxin domain-containing protein, which translates into the protein MAIKKGDTYKNFNLKNHKFENVNLNEYISKQNVILLFFPFVNTGVCEKELCSTRDNMDMYANLNAKVFAISVDSPFALKLWNDKFNFGFDLLSDFNKEVSELYGVLEENWVPAKWGLKGVAKRSAFVIDKNGIVQYTEVLDDPGKEPNYESIKSVLESLK
- a CDS encoding dodecin domain-containing protein; protein product: MANSFEIIVRVGISTKSFSDAVEQAVKEAAKEGTVNWFKVEEHRGRVLPDGNLEFQATVNIGRKLN
- a CDS encoding transcriptional repressor → MIANITHAVEIFTNFLRKGPYRVTPERFEVLENAYARNEHFSADELYLSMKNDGSNISRATVYNTLELLVTCGLLSKQNFLGKEARFEKIIGVLDHNHIICVNCGRITEFKSSAIQKVQESICDEYNFVAVNHSFNIYGYCKDLKKCKSGTSIEKN
- a CDS encoding ferrous iron transport protein A; the encoded protein is MSFTLDKAAPGQNLVISFLPNGVIKSQLIRFGICEGERVRCMDRIFGGTVILQKNRLEIALGYDLAKSITVTNEN
- a CDS encoding ferrous iron transporter B; amino-acid sequence: MRIENSSNDQNEEDNLSQQNLDSENFPKTIVITGNPNVGKSLIFNHLSGLYAEVSNFPGTTVSLLTGKYKNAQIIDTPGIYGVSSFNDEERVARDVILNADVIVNVVNAVNLERDLFLTLQLIEMGKKVSVMLNMIDEVKKKNILIDSKKLSELLGVEVFETSAIRKIGFENLDNAIRSARQGKSDKTLNSKLEELKNICNSQASSLLLLEGDKYFSDKFNYKGPDYREEIYINRRNKVKEILDSVETEGTKQGIFFSKLGRLCLNPITGIPILFFVLTIMYFFVGDFVAQRVVGFTENTIGKNYFEFYTKSFVAKFTDTLIDVKILGEDESILNQRVFNFPEGTNSSPNLWKDLRNSIHEKENQVDFHFTHPFPTFLFGEFGVITMTISYLLFLLLPLVLAFYLSLAFLEDSGYLPRLAALVDKTFTKVGLNGRAIIPIILGFGCVTMATITTRMLSTEREKSIVTALLQFVIPCSAQLAVIAVLLSTAGFKALVIYSTVILSVMIASSAILNKLVPGESPPLLLDLPPMRWPRISNVSKKTFYRTFGFMKEAAPWFFVGAAGIGILQLTNLLQFWHSALSPLTVNFLQLPKEASTAFVMGMIRRDFGAAGLFDMNLSIDQIVVALITITLFVPCIASFVIMLKERGIKQGMIIWSFAWIFAFLIGGIVSQILI
- the apbC gene encoding iron-sulfur cluster carrier protein ApbC encodes the protein MTKITDKLILSALEQVNDPDLNKDLVSLKMIKDIQISGDNIKVKVELTTPACPLKDKIKQDCIDAIRKEVPQVKNIEIEMGASVRSHVNEIKAQLLPGVKNTIAVASGKGGVGKSTVAVNLAVALAKDGAKVGLIDADVYGPSIPLMLGVNGKPKMIGREDNYKIIPLENYGVKLMSIGFLVDDNTPVIWRGPMASGAVKQFMSDVEWSDLDYLIFDLPPGTGDIQLTLVQLIPLTGAVIVTTPQDVALIDARKGLKMFDRVNVTILGIIENMSYFLAPDTGKRYEIFGYGGGQKAAQELNVPFLGEIPINPQIRVGGDAGKPIVIQNPECEEAKKIQEIARSMAAQVSIRNVSSPIIPKIEILTNN
- a CDS encoding NifU family protein, encoding MEDLRKRIEKAIDSVRPYLHADGGDVEVVNVTEDGIVEVKLVGACGTCPMSQMTLRAGVERALMREVPEVKRVEAITG
- a CDS encoding AI-2E family transporter, whose product is MALTQDNLTKKIIKYLLILLSIIGVVYFSIQIFNLIVILAVAILISFILKPLVKYVEFFKIQKTYSVMVVLGSALFLIGFLVYYFIPIFSNQFENLLVSLRDLKIQELLNKLDKSITEIFPLVKPGELSDRLSRLIQTSVESFFTDISGFVGEVLLFAAFLVIVPFITFFILKDGRELKLGFINLLPNRYYEMAYRVINKVDKEIGRFVRGWILDACFVGVASTIGLYFLGIDNFAMIGLIAGIGHLIPYFGPIIGGIPALLVSFYQFGDFSMFIPILLLFTLIYTIDNGLVQPYVFAKSVNMHPVVIIFLILTGGQLIGIAGMLLAVPVANVVRVAATEIYNGYKEYKIVRT
- a CDS encoding thiol:disulfide interchange protein, which gives rise to MKRILFILFVLTNLSFSRDVLTIDGKSNFEKLHAGSELKVALNLKINPEWHINSHKPNDEFLIPTKISIKSEIGLTFSNVTYPKPHDIELGFSDEPVSVFEGENNIIGIIQIPNDLVIGNYEFEVIFEYQACNDQTCLPPKRIKIPFKFELVSVSTPIIQVNSELFQGTELKSEVDEKKNTEDSLINEENLLLSFILIFLGGLALNLTPCVYPLIPITIGFFGGQSEQKTGKLFLLSGLYVLGMAITYSAIGVVTALSGSLFGAALQNPFVLIFIALVLIGLSLSMFGLYEFQLPSSWVAKFGGAKGGTFGALFMGLTMGIVAAPCIGPFVIGLLTFVGAKADVVLGFFMFFVLALGLGMPYLFLGVFSGKIKNLPRSGEWMVAVKKIFGFILVGMALYFILPLLPKNISGYILPVFMTLASLYLLFFDRMGEGIRTFNIFKKVFLTIVVFVGAWFLIPSSANSVVWEEVSEIKFGGQPTIVDFYADWCIPCKELDAITFTDQSVIDESKRFRTLKVDLTNTGDEQIQKMMKRFEIVGVPTVIFFNDDGKEIERITQFVRPAEFLKLMKSVK